Proteins found in one Rhodovulum sp. MB263 genomic segment:
- a CDS encoding S8 family serine peptidase, translated as MSLDLLVAAQGIAAAEPEPGLPPDRLRFTLEYRVPPDCTVERGRMARLLGGECFSLEPLDDLLPCFLVLQFPGIRRRIAPETLFAAADALAGEMGLVSAVPDIGASFVVAPDDPEQKESVADAFLAYTCWAAPDETLADDWAIEAINVKPVWARGITGRGVLVAQPDTGVADHPELAGLLSLGQAWNTLTATADPTDPLSEGMSSPGHGTATASTLASRAPGRVFGAAPGAEVVPIRCIDAVVLRLDPTPVARAILHAVHIGADVISMSLGGVLYSRAMAAALERAAAAGIVIVSAAGNCVQPVTVYPARDPNVVGIAGTDHLDQPWKGTSRGSRIAAAAPAENVRVARRRPGDGGQGTTGPGQGTSFAAALTAGVAALWIEHHGRQPLRDEAARIGLTVNDLFRTALKATARRPADWPAGMGAGVVDADALLRLELSRIGPLSAPESAAPPPEDAILAALDDSYEEIGTGAGDWPRIGAEVIYLLGDAWLRENRAAGVPVETAACPRPSPGLVRAMPGPVMRGLAARRDAGAFTPPLIAATGPSAQYAKLLAAGRPGTAESSVNLSETEARARLSGEGAGRLMARTRTCFDRLQACGLGDRDAQARVLEGAEGVIRMAAEDRLHQLDLPGRIALEALVRVQDRPAFRVTGGSVDIDDPLAGDWAPFLGLVADLPDWTRSVGRIDLDGTHIGSGFLIAGGRVMTNRHVLEACADELTGQGGTLWRFDRGAVTIDFSETADGSQRHALSGVVMAGPDPIGGVERLGHLDMALLSLDASAPGLPRALPLARQMDEAAEMVVIGYPARPGTSAFVDPATGAISREIGTRLREIFGTDYGRKYVAPGQVMQGPGRLPGDSEGWVVSHDCTTLGGNSGSVLVQFTATPAVAGLHFSGAPLTANKAHALGQVDRSPLGPIPGATWL; from the coding sequence ATGTCACTGGATCTGCTCGTCGCGGCACAGGGCATCGCGGCGGCCGAGCCCGAGCCCGGCCTGCCGCCCGATCGCCTGAGATTTACCCTCGAATACCGTGTCCCGCCCGATTGCACGGTCGAGCGCGGGCGCATGGCCAGGCTTCTGGGGGGCGAGTGTTTCAGCCTCGAGCCACTCGACGATCTGCTGCCCTGCTTTCTGGTGCTGCAATTTCCGGGCATCCGGCGACGGATCGCGCCCGAGACGCTTTTTGCCGCCGCCGACGCGCTGGCAGGAGAGATGGGGCTGGTCTCGGCGGTGCCAGATATCGGCGCCAGCTTCGTCGTCGCGCCCGACGACCCCGAACAGAAAGAAAGCGTGGCCGATGCCTTTCTCGCTTATACCTGCTGGGCCGCGCCCGACGAGACGCTGGCCGATGACTGGGCCATCGAGGCGATCAACGTCAAGCCGGTCTGGGCGCGCGGCATCACCGGGCGGGGCGTGCTGGTGGCCCAGCCCGATACCGGTGTGGCGGATCATCCCGAACTCGCGGGTCTGCTAAGTCTCGGCCAGGCCTGGAACACGCTGACGGCCACGGCCGACCCGACCGATCCGCTCTCGGAAGGCATGAGCAGCCCGGGCCATGGCACCGCAACTGCCTCGACCCTCGCAAGCCGCGCGCCGGGCCGGGTGTTCGGCGCCGCGCCGGGCGCCGAGGTGGTGCCGATCCGCTGCATCGACGCGGTGGTGCTGCGTCTCGACCCGACCCCGGTCGCCCGGGCGATCCTGCATGCGGTGCATATCGGCGCCGATGTGATCTCGATGTCGCTGGGCGGGGTGCTGTATTCGCGGGCGATGGCGGCGGCGCTGGAACGCGCGGCCGCGGCCGGCATCGTGATCGTCTCTGCGGCGGGCAATTGCGTGCAGCCGGTCACGGTCTATCCGGCACGCGACCCGAACGTGGTCGGGATCGCCGGAACCGACCATCTGGACCAGCCCTGGAAGGGCACCAGTCGCGGCAGCCGGATCGCGGCAGCCGCCCCGGCCGAGAATGTGCGGGTCGCGCGGCGCCGGCCCGGCGATGGTGGCCAGGGCACGACCGGGCCGGGTCAGGGCACGTCTTTCGCCGCCGCGCTGACCGCAGGCGTCGCGGCGCTCTGGATCGAGCATCACGGCCGCCAACCCCTGCGCGACGAAGCCGCCCGGATCGGCCTCACCGTCAACGACCTGTTCCGCACCGCTCTGAAGGCCACCGCGCGGCGGCCCGCGGACTGGCCAGCGGGCATGGGTGCCGGCGTCGTCGATGCCGATGCGCTGTTGCGGCTCGAGCTGTCGCGGATCGGGCCGCTTTCGGCCCCCGAAAGCGCTGCGCCGCCGCCGGAAGACGCGATCCTCGCCGCGCTGGACGACAGCTATGAGGAGATCGGGACCGGCGCGGGCGACTGGCCCCGGATCGGGGCCGAGGTGATCTATCTGCTGGGCGATGCCTGGCTGCGCGAGAACCGCGCCGCCGGGGTGCCGGTCGAGACCGCCGCCTGCCCGCGCCCGAGCCCGGGGCTGGTGCGGGCGATGCCCGGACCGGTGATGCGCGGACTGGCCGCGCGGCGGGATGCAGGCGCCTTCACCCCGCCCCTGATCGCGGCCACGGGCCCCTCGGCGCAATATGCGAAGTTGCTGGCGGCAGGCCGGCCCGGCACTGCGGAATCGAGCGTAAATCTGAGCGAAACCGAGGCCCGGGCGCGGCTTTCCGGCGAGGGCGCCGGGCGGCTGATGGCCCGGACCCGCACCTGCTTCGACCGGCTTCAGGCCTGCGGCCTCGGCGATCGCGACGCCCAGGCCCGGGTGCTGGAGGGCGCCGAGGGCGTGATCCGCATGGCCGCCGAGGACCGGCTGCACCAGCTCGACCTGCCCGGCCGGATCGCGCTCGAGGCGCTGGTCCGGGTTCAGGACCGCCCGGCCTTCCGGGTCACCGGCGGCAGCGTCGATATCGACGATCCGCTGGCGGGCGACTGGGCACCCTTTCTGGGGCTGGTGGCCGATCTGCCGGACTGGACCCGCTCGGTCGGGCGGATCGACCTCGACGGCACCCATATCGGCAGCGGCTTCCTGATCGCGGGCGGCCGGGTGATGACCAACCGCCATGTGCTGGAGGCCTGCGCCGACGAGCTGACGGGGCAGGGCGGAACGCTCTGGCGCTTCGACCGGGGCGCCGTCACCATCGACTTTTCCGAGACCGCCGATGGCAGCCAGCGCCATGCGCTGAGCGGCGTGGTCATGGCCGGGCCCGACCCGATCGGCGGCGTCGAGCGGCTTGGCCATCTCGACATGGCGCTGCTGAGCCTCGACGCCTCCGCCCCCGGCCTGCCCCGCGCGCTGCCGCTGGCACGGCAGATGGACGAGGCCGCCGAGATGGTGGTGATCGGCTATCCGGCACGGCCCGGGACCTCGGCCTTCGTCGATCCGGCGACAGGGGCGATCAGCCGCGAAATCGGCACCCGGCTGCGCGAGATCTTCGGCACCGATTACGGCCGCAAATATGTCGCGCCGGGCCAGGTCATGCAGGGACCGGGCCGGCTTCCGGGCGACAGCGAAGGCTGGGTTGTCAGCCATGACTGCACCACGCTCGGCGGCAATTCCGGCTCGGTCCTGGTGCAGTTCACCGCCACGCCCGCCGTGGCGGGGCTGCATTTCAGCGGCGCGCCGCTGACCGCCAACAAGGCCCATGCGCTGGGCCAGGTCGACCGGAGCCCGCTCGGGCCGATCCCCGGGGCGACCTGGCTTTAG
- a CDS encoding Hsp70 family protein — protein MPASSAMLAVDFGTSNSAAAVLEAGRVRRLAIEPGAETLPTAVFFPDERAPMRIGSAAAEALIAGDEGRYMRALKSVLGTPLFHEARPIGGRRRTLAGIVTAFLAELKARAEAAAGTRFERVLSGRPVHFHSADPVRDAAAEADLRGCYEAAGFREVDFRFEPEAAALAARADARPDELGLIVDIGGGTSDFSVFRAGPDGIEILASHGIRLGGTDFDHAVSMAHAMPLLGLGGALRRSFGDGLLPVPKAIYVDLSTWAMIPFLYNRETERAVEDMERHAVDRATMARLGHVIDVRLGHELAFAVEAGKIAANLGGAPAWIGMGQIEPGLGAPVTAGSLNAALAPYREPLRLAIYETLMLARARPDRIGAVVLVGGSSLMGLVETEARAACPGAEIRRSEAFTAVVDGLALATARA, from the coding sequence ATGCCCGCCAGCTCTGCCATGCTTGCCGTCGATTTCGGAACCTCGAATTCGGCCGCAGCGGTTCTGGAGGCGGGCCGGGTGCGCCGGCTGGCCATCGAGCCCGGCGCCGAGACCCTGCCCACCGCCGTGTTCTTTCCCGACGAGCGGGCGCCGATGCGGATCGGATCGGCCGCCGCCGAGGCTCTGATCGCGGGCGATGAGGGGCGTTACATGCGGGCGCTGAAAAGCGTGCTGGGCACGCCGCTTTTCCACGAGGCGCGCCCGATCGGCGGCAGGCGGCGGACGCTGGCCGGGATCGTCACCGCCTTTCTGGCCGAGCTGAAGGCCCGGGCCGAGGCCGCTGCGGGCACCCGCTTCGAGCGGGTCCTGTCGGGCCGCCCGGTGCATTTCCACAGCGCCGATCCGGTCCGCGACGCCGCCGCCGAGGCCGATCTGCGCGGCTGCTACGAGGCCGCGGGCTTTCGCGAGGTGGACTTCCGGTTCGAACCCGAGGCGGCGGCGCTGGCCGCGCGCGCCGATGCCCGGCCCGACGAGCTGGGGCTGATCGTCGATATCGGCGGCGGCACCTCGGATTTCTCGGTGTTCCGCGCCGGTCCGGACGGTATCGAGATCCTGGCCAGTCACGGCATCAGGCTTGGCGGCACCGATTTCGACCATGCGGTCTCGATGGCCCATGCGATGCCGCTGCTGGGGCTGGGCGGCGCGCTGCGCCGGAGCTTCGGCGATGGTCTGTTGCCGGTGCCGAAGGCGATCTATGTCGATCTGTCGACCTGGGCGATGATCCCCTTCCTTTATAACCGCGAGACCGAACGCGCGGTCGAGGACATGGAGCGCCATGCGGTCGACCGGGCGACGATGGCGCGGCTCGGCCATGTGATCGACGTGCGGCTCGGCCATGAGCTGGCCTTCGCGGTCGAGGCGGGCAAGATCGCCGCCAACCTGGGCGGGGCGCCCGCCTGGATCGGGATGGGGCAGATCGAACCCGGGCTCGGGGCGCCGGTCACTGCGGGCTCGCTGAACGCGGCGCTCGCGCCCTATCGCGAGCCGCTGCGCCTGGCGATCTACGAGACGCTGATGCTGGCCCGGGCCCGTCCCGACCGGATCGGCGCGGTGGTTCTGGTCGGCGGCTCGAGCCTGATGGGGCTGGTCGAGACCGAGGCCCGCGCCGCCTGTCCGGGGGCCGAGATCCGCCGCTCGGAGGCCTTCACCGCAGTGGTCGACGGGCTGGCGCTGGCCACTGCCCGCGCCTGA
- a CDS encoding ATP-binding protein produces the protein MRGPRSLQGRLALAVGLAVTVLWIAAAGATLRELRHEMDEVFDSALRDAAHRLLPLAVRAHEGRHRDEDDRHDSRRNRHARDWSERIRQFDGEVEDLSYVVRDHDGTVLLISEDADPEGFPPYHKKGFRRTATHRLYYDRARDEDVTIAVAEPLSRRAEVAREIAANLALPLVVVIPLSLLAIVIAVGTSLRPVRALRQSLAERGARNLSALGEGTLPSELRPIVGSINELLTRLRAAFEAERSFAANAAHELRTPVAGAIAQAQRLRAETSDSAAAARASEIETTLKRLNSLSEKLMQLARAEGARLTASEPSDLRQVLDIVAGDLERLGRAGRIALSLPKAPVLSDLDPDAFGILCRNLIENALRHGSGPVEVALTAEGVLSVGNGGDPVPSEDLARLTARFARSNGGAEGAGLGLAIVRTIAERSSGRIELISPRPGRADGFEARFTLPRPR, from the coding sequence GTGAGGGGGCCGCGCTCGCTGCAGGGCCGGCTGGCGCTGGCCGTGGGGCTGGCAGTGACCGTGCTCTGGATCGCCGCCGCCGGCGCGACGCTGCGCGAGCTGCGCCACGAGATGGACGAGGTCTTCGACAGCGCGCTGCGCGACGCCGCCCACCGGCTGCTGCCGCTGGCGGTCCGCGCCCATGAGGGCCGGCACCGTGACGAGGACGACCGCCATGACAGCCGCCGCAACCGGCATGCGCGCGACTGGTCCGAACGCATCCGCCAGTTCGACGGCGAGGTCGAGGATCTGAGCTATGTCGTGCGCGACCATGACGGCACGGTCCTGCTGATCTCGGAGGATGCCGATCCGGAGGGTTTTCCGCCCTACCACAAGAAAGGCTTCCGCCGGACCGCGACCCACCGGCTGTATTACGACAGGGCGCGCGACGAGGATGTGACCATTGCCGTGGCCGAGCCCCTGTCGCGCCGGGCCGAGGTCGCGCGCGAGATCGCCGCCAATCTGGCGCTGCCGCTGGTGGTGGTGATCCCGCTCAGCCTGCTGGCCATCGTGATCGCGGTCGGCACCAGCCTGCGGCCGGTGCGGGCGCTGCGCCAGTCGCTGGCCGAACGCGGCGCGCGCAATCTCTCGGCGCTTGGCGAGGGCACCCTGCCGAGCGAGCTGCGCCCGATTGTCGGCAGCATCAACGAGCTTCTGACCCGGCTGCGCGCCGCCTTCGAGGCCGAACGCAGCTTTGCCGCCAATGCCGCGCATGAGCTGCGCACCCCGGTCGCGGGCGCCATCGCCCAGGCCCAGCGCCTGCGCGCCGAAACCTCCGACAGCGCCGCCGCCGCCCGGGCAAGCGAGATCGAGACCACGCTGAAACGGCTGAACAGCCTGTCGGAAAAGCTGATGCAGCTGGCCCGCGCCGAGGGCGCGCGGCTGACGGCATCCGAACCCTCCGACCTGCGCCAGGTGCTGGACATCGTGGCAGGCGATCTCGAACGGCTGGGCCGGGCCGGGCGCATCGCGCTGTCGCTGCCCAAGGCGCCGGTCCTGTCCGATCTCGACCCCGATGCCTTCGGCATCCTCTGCCGCAACCTGATCGAGAACGCGCTGAGACATGGCTCCGGGCCGGTCGAGGTCGCCCTTACTGCCGAAGGCGTGCTGTCGGTCGGCAATGGCGGCGATCCGGTGCCATCCGAAGACCTGGCCCGGCTGACCGCGCGCTTTGCCCGCTCGAATGGCGGCGCCGAGGGGGCCGGGCTGGGGCTGGCCATCGTGCGCACCATCGCCGAACGGAGTTCCGGCCGGATCGAGCTGATCTCGCCGCGCCCGGGCCGGGCCGACGGGTTCGAGGCCCGGTTCACCCTGCCCCGGCCGCGCTAG
- a CDS encoding response regulator transcription factor, giving the protein MRILLIEDDGVLGAAVADQLRADGHGADWATRLDEAADTLAVGAFDLVLLDLMLPDGRGIPFLRAMRARGDATPVIILTALDQVSDRIEGLNAGADDYMVKPFDLDELSARIGSVARRYAGNPNPLIHLGPLEIDLAAKAVRRDGRPVALTHREWALFEAFVQAPGRLLSKAQLEERLYSFDDSIESNTIEVHVSRLRKKLGRAVIDTERGLGYRLGSP; this is encoded by the coding sequence ATGCGTATCCTGCTGATCGAGGACGATGGCGTGCTGGGGGCGGCGGTGGCCGACCAGCTGCGCGCCGATGGCCATGGCGCCGACTGGGCGACGCGGCTTGACGAGGCCGCCGACACGCTGGCGGTGGGCGCCTTCGATCTGGTGCTGCTCGACCTGATGCTGCCCGACGGGCGCGGGATTCCCTTCCTCAGGGCGATGCGGGCGCGGGGCGATGCCACCCCCGTGATCATCCTGACCGCGCTCGATCAGGTCTCGGACCGGATCGAGGGGCTGAATGCGGGCGCCGACGACTATATGGTGAAACCCTTCGATCTCGACGAGCTCTCGGCCCGGATCGGATCGGTGGCCCGGCGCTACGCGGGCAATCCGAACCCGCTGATCCATCTGGGGCCGCTCGAGATCGACCTGGCCGCCAAGGCGGTGCGGCGCGACGGCCGGCCGGTGGCGCTGACCCATCGCGAATGGGCGCTGTTCGAGGCCTTCGTGCAAGCGCCGGGGCGGCTGCTGTCCAAGGCGCAGCTCGAGGAGCGGCTCTATTCCTTCGATGACAGCATCGAGAGCAACACCATCGAGGTGCATGTCAGCCGCCTGCGCAAGAAGCTCGGCCGGGCCGTGATCGACACCGAACGCGGGCTCGGCTACCGGCTGGGCAGCCCGTGA
- a CDS encoding DUF2271 domain-containing protein: MKTLPTALAVSTALTAPGLALGDEVTFTTTLADYGGDGAYLAYYVTDASGAYVGSLWMAGAKAKYYKHLSDWSAATGGDSAEVEGITGASVGAGRTLTVSLDLAGALFDAGYALHIDAAVEDMRDSPSEIVLPLTTEGAGRPVAGRGYIASFAYDM; the protein is encoded by the coding sequence ATGAAGACCCTGCCGACCGCCCTCGCCGTCAGCACCGCCCTGACCGCTCCGGGCCTGGCCCTTGGCGACGAGGTGACCTTCACCACGACACTGGCCGATTACGGCGGTGACGGCGCCTATCTGGCCTATTACGTCACCGATGCCTCGGGCGCCTATGTCGGCTCGCTCTGGATGGCCGGGGCCAAGGCCAAGTACTACAAGCACCTGTCCGACTGGTCCGCGGCCACCGGCGGCGACAGCGCCGAGGTCGAGGGCATCACCGGCGCCAGCGTCGGCGCGGGTCGGACCCTGACCGTCAGCCTCGATCTGGCCGGGGCGCTGTTCGATGCGGGCTATGCGCTGCATATCGACGCCGCCGTCGAGGACATGCGCGACAGCCCCTCCGAGATCGTGCTGCCGCTCACGACCGAGGGCGCGGGCCGTCCGGTCGCGGGGCGCGGCTATATCGCCAGTTTCGCCTACGACATGTGA
- a CDS encoding PepSY domain-containing protein, whose translation MIRPLHRWAGLAAALFLSVTALSGAALSLYPAAEALGTPPLPAISVADLAERLGSTVPGLEEIRVSASGRITAYAFDAGSAARWYVDGASGEILGPALRSPLQLWLTNLHRALFLGDAGRLVVATASLAMLILTMSGLALAVPRLGGIRAFFVPARGLWRQRLHLDLGRVAAAGLAVSALTGLWLAADSFDLLPRTHAPAASVTLSLADLPAAELRQLALPRPGVPGDLFTLRTVAGSGHADPLSGVLLDWTPASAAERLSALAIRLHSGRGAAALGLMLGLSALCVPLLGLTGLVQQAGRRLGPGALRRVRAVAPGAADTILLVGSEGGTTWGFAETLRAGLVRAGCRVHVAPMAEFAPARYLSARQVLILAATSGAGDAPGSARGFLDRLAALPAPPAAPFALLGFGDSSFPAFCGYADKVAAAARAAGWAELMPPARVDRQSAADFARWGHALAERLGLALELAPPVAPPVPLRLRLVSRRDYGAEVQAPAAILRFALPRRSLWQRLTGQGFGAFRAGDLLAVLPEGDTRPRYYSLASGSEDGFAEICVRKHPGGLCSGQLFELSPGQTVTAFLRPNPGFHAGPGRAPLILIGAGTGIGPLAGFVRANRSGRPIRLYFGARTAESDLLYGDELARWMRDGRLAGLATAFSRSAERAYVQDLLRRDAERVAGLIGQGAQVMVCGGRAMAAGVAEAFDEILSGREASLSGLKAEGRYVEDVY comes from the coding sequence ATGATCCGTCCGCTGCATCGCTGGGCCGGGCTTGCCGCCGCCCTTTTTCTGTCGGTGACCGCCCTGAGCGGGGCGGCGCTGTCGCTTTATCCTGCGGCCGAGGCGCTGGGCACCCCGCCGCTGCCCGCGATCTCGGTGGCCGATCTGGCCGAGCGGCTCGGGTCGACGGTGCCCGGGCTCGAAGAGATCCGGGTCTCGGCCTCGGGCCGGATCACCGCCTATGCCTTCGACGCGGGCAGTGCCGCGCGCTGGTACGTCGACGGGGCGAGCGGCGAGATCCTCGGCCCGGCGCTGCGTTCTCCGCTTCAGCTCTGGCTGACCAATCTGCACCGGGCGCTGTTTCTGGGCGATGCCGGGCGGCTGGTCGTCGCGACGGCGAGCCTCGCGATGCTGATCCTGACGATGTCGGGGCTGGCGCTGGCGGTGCCGCGGCTGGGCGGCATCCGGGCCTTCTTCGTTCCGGCGCGGGGGCTCTGGCGGCAGCGGCTCCATCTCGATCTGGGGCGCGTCGCGGCGGCGGGGCTGGCGGTTTCGGCGCTGACCGGGCTCTGGCTGGCGGCGGACAGTTTCGATCTGCTGCCCCGAACCCACGCGCCTGCGGCCTCGGTCACGCTCTCGCTGGCGGATCTGCCCGCGGCCGAGCTTCGCCAGCTTGCGCTGCCGCGCCCGGGGGTTCCGGGCGATCTTTTCACGCTGCGGACGGTCGCGGGCAGCGGCCATGCCGACCCGCTCAGCGGCGTGCTGCTCGACTGGACGCCCGCCAGCGCGGCCGAGCGGCTGAGCGCGCTGGCGATCCGGCTTCACAGCGGGCGCGGCGCGGCGGCGCTCGGGCTGATGCTCGGGCTGTCGGCGCTCTGCGTTCCGCTTCTGGGCCTGACCGGGCTTGTGCAGCAGGCGGGGCGTCGGCTGGGTCCCGGGGCACTGCGCCGCGTCCGGGCGGTGGCGCCCGGGGCGGCCGACACGATCCTGCTGGTCGGCTCCGAGGGCGGCACCACCTGGGGCTTTGCCGAGACCTTGCGCGCGGGGCTCGTCCGGGCCGGTTGCCGGGTGCATGTGGCGCCGATGGCCGAGTTTGCGCCCGCGCGCTATCTCTCTGCCCGCCAGGTGCTGATCCTGGCCGCGACCTCGGGAGCAGGCGATGCGCCGGGTTCGGCGCGGGGCTTTCTCGACCGGCTCGCGGCGCTGCCCGCTCCGCCCGCCGCACCCTTCGCGCTGCTCGGTTTCGGCGACAGCAGCTTTCCCGCCTTCTGCGGCTATGCCGACAAGGTTGCTGCTGCCGCGCGCGCGGCGGGCTGGGCCGAACTGATGCCGCCCGCCCGCGTCGACCGCCAGTCGGCAGCAGATTTCGCGCGCTGGGGCCATGCGCTGGCCGAGCGGCTCGGACTGGCGCTCGAGTTGGCGCCGCCCGTCGCCCCGCCCGTGCCGCTGCGCCTGCGGCTGGTCTCGCGCCGCGACTATGGCGCCGAGGTGCAGGCCCCGGCCGCGATCCTGCGCTTCGCCCTGCCGCGGAGAAGCCTCTGGCAGCGGCTGACCGGGCAGGGCTTCGGCGCGTTCCGCGCGGGCGATCTGCTGGCGGTGCTGCCGGAGGGCGACACCCGCCCGCGCTATTATTCGCTGGCCTCGGGCAGTGAGGACGGCTTTGCCGAGATCTGCGTGCGCAAGCATCCGGGCGGGCTCTGCTCGGGGCAGCTTTTCGAGCTTTCCCCGGGCCAGACGGTGACGGCCTTCCTGCGGCCCAATCCCGGCTTTCATGCCGGGCCCGGCCGGGCGCCGCTGATCCTGATCGGCGCGGGGACCGGCATCGGCCCTCTGGCGGGCTTCGTGCGGGCCAATCGCTCCGGGCGGCCGATCCGGCTTTATTTCGGTGCCCGCACGGCCGAAAGCGATCTGCTTTATGGCGACGAACTGGCGCGCTGGATGCGCGACGGACGGCTGGCCGGTCTCGCCACCGCTTTCTCGCGCAGTGCCGAGCGGGCCTATGTTCAGGATCTTCTGCGCCGCGATGCCGAGCGGGTGGCGGGTCTGATCGGGCAGGGCGCGCAGGTCATGGTCTGCGGCGGGCGGGCGATGGCGGCGGGGGTGGCCGAGGCCTTCGACGAGATCCTGTCGGGCCGCGAGGCGAGCCTGTCCGGGCTGAAGGCGGAGGGGCGCTATGTCGAGGATGTCTACTGA
- a CDS encoding FAD:protein FMN transferase, translating to MSTELSASTRRLALNGPAMGARWSALLHAAPGVDPAPLRAALSAAVEAVEAEMSVRRPDSDLMRLNRAPAGLWVDLPEGLVTVLTMGLAIGRASGGAFEIGLGDATAAWGFSGTPADPARIGAALALRRRPAHELLDLDVANRRVRKHGPLALDLCGIAKGHGVDRLAEVAQGFGVESALLAIDGDLRALGPRPDGQPWAVALERPDPGCRALHGLLALEAGAVASSGDYRHWVDLGGRRLSHTMDPARGAPLADSPASVTVLAPRCIEADAWATALMVLGSAAGAALARRLGLSALFLDREGGEIRETPVGPGFACA from the coding sequence ATGTCTACTGAGCTCTCCGCCTCGACGCGGCGGCTGGCGCTGAACGGCCCGGCGATGGGGGCGCGCTGGTCCGCGCTCCTGCATGCCGCGCCCGGGGTCGACCCTGCGCCGCTCCGGGCCGCCCTGTCGGCGGCGGTCGAGGCGGTCGAGGCCGAGATGTCGGTCCGCCGCCCCGACAGCGATTTGATGCGCCTGAACCGGGCGCCGGCCGGTCTCTGGGTCGATCTGCCCGAGGGGCTGGTGACGGTCCTGACGATGGGGCTGGCCATCGGGCGGGCCTCGGGCGGGGCCTTCGAGATCGGGCTGGGCGATGCGACCGCGGCCTGGGGGTTTTCCGGCACCCCCGCCGATCCGGCCCGGATCGGTGCGGCGCTCGCCCTGCGGCGGCGTCCGGCGCATGAGCTTCTGGACCTCGACGTCGCCAACCGGCGGGTGCGCAAGCATGGACCGCTTGCGCTCGATCTTTGCGGTATCGCCAAGGGCCATGGCGTTGACCGTCTGGCCGAGGTGGCGCAGGGCTTCGGGGTCGAAAGTGCGCTTCTGGCCATCGATGGCGATCTGCGCGCGCTCGGGCCCCGGCCCGACGGGCAGCCCTGGGCAGTGGCGCTCGAGCGACCCGATCCGGGGTGCCGAGCGCTGCATGGTCTGCTGGCACTCGAGGCCGGAGCTGTGGCGAGCTCGGGCGATTACCGGCACTGGGTTGATCTGGGCGGACGGCGGCTGTCGCATACCATGGATCCGGCGCGGGGCGCGCCGCTGGCCGACAGCCCGGCATCGGTCACGGTTTTGGCGCCGCGTTGCATCGAGGCCGATGCCTGGGCGACGGCGCTGATGGTGCTGGGAAGCGCGGCCGGAGCGGCGCTGGCGCGGCGGCTGGGGCTGTCGGCGCTCTTTCTCGACCGCGAGGGCGGCGAGATCCGCGAAACCCCGGTCGGGCCGGGCTTTGCCTGTGCCTGA
- a CDS encoding DUF4405 domain-containing protein, whose protein sequence is MRSLLMRYATPSTIALFLVSLITGIALFFHLGPRAFHGIHEWLSMALILGFGLHVWRNWRPMLRYLTGRPLALSLAVTLLASAAFFLPTGGSGGGRPPVFGLAMQVMAQPPATVAPALGTTVEELTARLDAAGFAMSDPARPLSEIARASGRSPMELARVLADRPR, encoded by the coding sequence ATGCGCAGCCTTCTCATGCGATATGCCACCCCCTCGACCATCGCGCTTTTCCTGGTCTCGCTGATCACCGGGATCGCGCTTTTCTTCCATCTCGGCCCCCGGGCCTTTCACGGCATCCACGAATGGCTCAGCATGGCGCTGATCCTGGGCTTCGGGCTGCATGTCTGGCGCAACTGGCGACCGATGCTGCGCTACCTGACGGGGCGCCCGCTGGCCCTGTCGCTGGCCGTCACGCTTCTGGCCTCGGCCGCCTTCTTCCTGCCGACTGGCGGCAGCGGCGGCGGGCGGCCTCCGGTCTTCGGGCTGGCGATGCAGGTGATGGCCCAGCCCCCCGCCACGGTAGCCCCGGCGCTCGGAACCACCGTCGAGGAGCTGACCGCCCGGCTTGACGCAGCGGGCTTTGCGATGAGCGATCCGGCCCGGCCGCTGAGCGAGATCGCGCGCGCCTCGGGCAGGTCTCCAATGGAGCTGGCACGGGTTCTGGCCGACCGGCCGCGCTGA